The Gemmatimonadetes bacterium SCN 70-22 DNA window GAGTCGCGCATCGGCGGCATTGTCCTCGACGAGGAGGACCTTCAGCGGCTCGCGCCGCCCCCGTTGGGTCGTCATCCCGTTCATAGGCGCGTGAGCTTGACGACCTCGAGCCAGAACCCCTCGATCGACTTCACCACGCCGAGGAACTGCTCCAGGTCGACCGGTTTCGAGACGTAGGCATTGGCGTTGAGCTGGTAGCTCCGGAGGATGTCCTGGTCGGCGTGCGAGGTGGTGAGCACGACGACCGGGATGCGCCGGAGGGCGTCGTCCTGCTTGATCTCCTGCAGCACCTCCAGGCCATCCTTGCGTGGAAGGTTGAGGTCGAGGAGGATCAGGTCAGGGGCCGGCGCGTTGGCGTGCCGCCCTCGGCGGTACAGGAAGTCGAGCGCCTCGACGCCGTCGACCGCCACGCTGATGTTGTTGCGCACCCGGGCATCCTTCAGCGCTTCCCTCGTCAGGCGCACGTCGGCGGGGCTGTCCTCGACCAGCAGGATCTCGATGGGTGCGGTGGCCGTGGGCACGGTCAGCCCTCCTGTGGGGCGGCAAGGGTGAAGTGGAAGGTGGAGCCCGCGCCTGGCTGTGAATCCACCCAGATCCGCCCGCCGTGGCGCTCCACGATCTTCTTGCAGATGGCGAGTCCGATTCCCGTTCCCGGGTACTCGTCGCGCCCGTGGAGCCGCTGGAAGATCACGAAGATGCGGTCGAAGTACTGCGGCTCGATCCCGATGCCGTGGTCTCGCACGCTGATGACCCACTCCGCCCCCTCGCGGCGCGCGCCGACCTCGATGCGCGGCGCCGTGGGTCCCGCGAACTTCAGCGCGTTGCCGATCAGGTTGGCGAAGAGCTGCTCCAGCTGTCGCGCGTCCCCGCGCACCACCGGGAGGGGGGCGCGCGTGACCGTGGCACCCGATTCCTCGAGCGCGAGCTTGAGGTCGTCGATTGCCCGGTCGAGCACCTCGTCGGCCGGGACGGGGACGAGCTCGACCCCGTGGCTCCCCACGCGCGAGAGCGTCAGGAGGTCGTCGACCATGCGCTGCATCCGCCGCGCGCCGTCGACCACGAAGGCCATGAACTCCCGGCCGTCGGCGTCGAACCGGTCGCCGTAGCGGCGCTCCAGCAGCTGCACGTAGCTGGCCACGGTGCGGAGCGGCTCCTGGAGGTCGTGGGAGGCGACGTAGGCGAAGCGCTGCAGTTCGTCGTTGGACCGCTTCAGCTCCCGCTCGGCGTCCTTGCGGGCACTGATGTCCACCACCGAGGTGACCACGTAGGATTGGCCGTTGCGCCTGACGGGATTGAGCCCGACCACCACCGGGAACTCGCTGCCGTCGCGCCGCCGGGCGAACAGGTCGCGGTCGGCCCCCATCTCGCGCCGCTCCAGCAGGTGCATCGCGTCCCGGCGCAGCCGGGGGTGCCCCGCCGCAAAACGCTCCGGGATGAGGCGCTCCACCGGCTGCCCCAGCAGCTCCTCGCGCCCGTAGCCGAACAGGCGCTCGACCTCATGGTTCACGAAGACCATGCGCCCGTCGGCATCGACCATCACCACGCCATTCGGCGTCCCCTCGAGGATCGCCTCGAAGCGCGCCTCCGACTCCTGGAGCGCCCCCTCGATGGGACGCGTGACGCGCCGCAGGTACGTCCACCCCAGCGCGCCCACGAGCCCGATCAGGAGGACGGCCGCAATCCCGGCGTCCCGCAAGAATCGATGCGTGCGGGCCAGCACCTCGTCACGCGGAAACTCGGCGAGCACCACCCACGGAATGCCGCCGAGTTCGCGGGCCATGGCCAGCTGGCCACCCGTGCCGGCGCGCACATACGACAGCAGCGTCGTGTCGCCCCGCACGGGCACCGGCGGACCGGCGACGTGCGTGGCGAAGTCGGTCCACGTGCGGTTGTCGACGCTCCCCACGTACACCCGCGCCCCCTGCCCGACGAGCCGCGAGAGGCGGTCGCGCGTCGTCGCGCTCGAGGCGACCGGCTGACGCTGCACCACGAAGCCGACCTCCCGCCGCGCCTCGTCCATGACCGGGG harbors:
- a CDS encoding response regulator produces the protein MPTATAPIEILLVEDSPADVRLTREALKDARVRNNISVAVDGVEALDFLYRRGRHANAPAPDLILLDLNLPRKDGLEVLQEIKQDDALRRIPVVVLTTSHADQDILRSYQLNANAYVSKPVDLEQFLGVVKSIEGFWLEVVKLTRL
- a CDS encoding PAS domain-containing sensor histidine kinase, whose product is MEGALQESEARFEAILEGTPNGVVMVDADGRMVFVNHEVERLFGYGREELLGQPVERLIPERFAAGHPRLRRDAMHLLERREMGADRDLFARRRDGSEFPVVVGLNPVRRNGQSYVVTSVVDISARKDAERELKRSNDELQRFAYVASHDLQEPLRTVASYVQLLERRYGDRFDADGREFMAFVVDGARRMQRMVDDLLTLSRVGSHGVELVPVPADEVLDRAIDDLKLALEESGATVTRAPLPVVRGDARQLEQLFANLIGNALKFAGPTAPRIEVGARREGAEWVISVRDHGIGIEPQYFDRIFVIFQRLHGRDEYPGTGIGLAICKKIVERHGGRIWVDSQPGAGSTFHFTLAAPQEG